Proteins from a single region of Primulina tabacum isolate GXHZ01 chromosome 5, ASM2559414v2, whole genome shotgun sequence:
- the LOC142544379 gene encoding uncharacterized protein LOC142544379, with product MFYNKYFSKDVRAKKASDFLNLKQGTMLMAEYIQQFEDGVQYVPYIAQDDIKGEHFMRGLRSEIKRDVRMSKVVIYGEIVERALMAEQDEQDIDRDRQQRRQQYFQKSQGIGQGKKTDSKGTRPEEPRGKGPSPRKEQDNVPCPKCGKLHGGEYSGATHFFISELFVRRLRITASTTETQLAIALPFGQELQTDRIVRGCPIYVQGHQMYANLIVLNMTDFDVILGMDWLSKYIVTIDCGMKMIKFAPLGAEPFTVASADTDVVCEFPEVFPDDITGLPPDREIKFVIDVVCAMDTIRMELSYGIDEYVHVLTV from the exons atgttttacaacaaatatttcagTAAAGATGTACGAGCCAAGAAAGCCAGTGATTTCCTTAATCTGAAGCAAGGAACCATGTTAATGGCGGAATACATACAACAATTCGAGGATGGagtccaatatgtaccatatattgcacAGGATGACATAAAGGGTGAACACTTCATGCGGGGACTTCGCTCTGAAATTAAACGAGATGTACGGATGTCGAAAGTTGTTATCTATGGGGAGATAGTGGAAAGAGCACTTATGGCTGAACAAGACGAACAAGACATTGACAGAGATAGGCAACAGCGAAGGCAGCAGTACTTTCAAAAGAGCCAAGGAATAGGACAAGGCAAAAAGACCGATAGCAAAGGTACTCGACCAGAGGAACCCCGTGGCAAGGGTCCTTCTCCACGTAAAGAACAGGACAATGTACCTTGTCCTAAATGTGGCAAACTCCATGGCGGTGAAT actcaggagccacgcATTTCTTTATTTCGGAATTGTTTGTAAGAAGACTGCGCATTACAGCAAGTACAACAGAGACACAACTCGCCATAGCATTACCTTTCGGGCAAGAATTACAGACAGATCGGATTGTACGAGGGTGTCCAATATATGTCCAAGGCCATCAGATGTATGCCAATTTGATAGTTCTGAAcatgactgattttgatgtgatactgggaatggattggctctcgAAGTACATAGTTACTATTGACTGTGGCATGAAAATGATCAAGTTTGCACCATTAGGAGCTGAACCATtcacagtagcaagtgcag atacagatgttgtttgtgaatttcCAGAGGTATTTCCCGATGATATTACAGGCTTACCCCCAGATAGAGAGATCAAATTTGTGATTGATGTT GTTTGTGCTATGGATACCATAAGAATGGAGTTGAGCTATGGAATTGATGAATATGTACATGTTTTGACAGTTTAG
- the LOC142547496 gene encoding 3beta-hydroxysteroid-dehydrogenase/decarboxylase, translated as MEKEIGGDDFERGLKACVVLGGRGFIGRALVERLLKLGNWSVRVVGSTENPQLLPSESLLAHAFSCGRASYFHVDVRKKAQIIQAVEGASVVFYTDHVDSFPDYFHACYAIFVQGTKNIIEACRECKVKRLIYNSSADVVFHGSRDIRNGNESIPQPDHFKDLVTDLKAQSESLILFANDIDGLLTCVLRPCNVFGPGEKHLIPSLVRMAQSSWAKFIIGSGYNLSDFTYVDNVAHAHICAEESLSSRMVSVCGKVFFITNMEPIKFWEFASLVLEGLGFERPVICLPSWVVHCVILLAKLSHAKSDSRKVDSAVSVYNVAALALCTRTFSCSAANKYLQYSPIVSMEEGISLTVDSSPHTSRDSPFVHIYSDEQSKVDKLLGGGKVADILLWRDEKKTFCCFLFLVLLYQWFFFSGRTFISSSAKLLLLIVVLLCGNQILPLTRYRWKIPEVPSHIFEISEVDMRHFFLALAWMWNGTCLLIKSLAEGTDWYTFLKVSTTLYACKLIIPCFLHVAIGAALVLSFTLCFTYEQYEKEIDDMATLILSSTKKTMILFAKKLPKPLTAIFSV; from the exons ATGGAGAAGGAAATCGGGGGCGATGATTTCGAGAGAGGGTTGAAAGCGTGCGTGGTGTTGGGGGGGAGGGGTTTCATCGGGCGTGCACTTGTGGAAAGGTTGTTGAAGCTTGGAAACTGGTCCGTGCGAGTTGTTGGTTCGACTGAGAATCCTCAGCTCCTCCCTTCTGAGTCGCTACTCGCCCACGCATTCTCCTGCGGTCGCGCCTCTTATTTCCACGTCGACGTGCGCAAGAAAGCCCAGATTATACAAG CTGTTGAAGGTGCATCGGTTGTATTTTATACTGATCATGTGGATTCATTCCCCGATTATTTTCATGCTTGCTATGCAATCTTTGTTCAAG gtacaaaaaatattattgagGCATGTCGAGAATGTAAAGTAAAACGTCTAATATATAACAGTTCTGCTGACGTAGTTTTTCACGGTTCACGAGATATAAGAAATGGAAATGAATCCATACCTCAACCTGACCAT TTCAAGGATTTGGTCACTGACCTTAAAGCTCAATCCGAGTCTCTGATTTTGTTTGCTAATGATATTGATGGCCTTTTAACGTGTGTACTTCGTCCTTGCAATGTATTTGGACCCGGAGAAAAACACCTCATACCATCTCTAGTGAGGATGGCACAGTCCAGCTGGGCTAAG TTTATTATAGGAAGTGGTTACAATCTCTCAGATTTCACCTATGTGGATAATGTTGCCCATGCTCATATCTGTGCTGAAGAATCTCTTAGTTCTCGGATGGTTTCAGTGTGTGGAAAG GTCTTTTTTATAACTAATATGGAGCCGATAAAATTTTGGGAATTCGCGTCTCTTGTGTTGGAAGGCTTAGGCTTTGAGAG GCCTGTTATCTGTCTTCCTTCTTGGGTGGTTCATTGTGTTATTTTACTTGCAAAATTGTCGCATGCGAAATCCGACTCCCGGAAGGTTGATTCAGCTGTCTCTGTATACAATGTTGCTGCTTTAGCTTTATGCACGAGGACATTTAGTTGTTCTGCAGCTAATAAGTATCTGCAGTACTCTCCTATTGTTTCCATGGAA GAGGGCATATCATTAACTGTGGATTCATCACCCCACACATCTAGAGACTCACCTTTCGTGCATATATACTCTGATGAGCAGTCAAAAGTGGATAAATTGTTGGGAGGTGGAAAAG TTGCTGATATTTTGCTATGGAGAGATGAAAAAAAGACATTTTGCTGTTTCCTGTTTCTGGTTTTGCTGTATCAATGGTTTTTCTTTTCTGGGAGAACCTTCATCTCGTCAAGTGCTAAGCTTCTTCTGCTGATTGTTGTGTTGCTTTGCGGGAATCAGATTCTTCCATTGACCAG ATATAGGTGGAAAATCCCTGAAGTACCATCTCATATTTTTGAGATCTCAGAAGTGGATATGAGACATTTTTTTTTGGCTTTGGCATGGATGTGGAATGGAACGTGTCTTCTTATAAAGTCATTGGCTGAAGGAACGGATTGGTATACCTTTTTAAAG GTCTCAACTACCCTGTATGCCTGCAAATTGATCATTCCGTGCTTCTTGCACGTGGCAATTGGTGCGG CCTTAGTCCTATCTTTCACTCTCTGTTTCACGTACGAGCAATATGAGAAGGAAATTGATGACATGGCTACACTAATACTCAGCAGCACTAAGAAAACCATGATCTTGTTTGCAAAGAAACTGCCAAAGCCATTGACTGCAATTTTCTCGGTTTGA
- the LOC142544380 gene encoding uncharacterized protein LOC142544380: MNLNNSQGAPILMYPPEFFQYPFMPPPPYGISPPIAAGFGSDESRRTSTEGTGTEKESMTPTSVPRSHLPPHSSPVGLENIILDKDTHSGNEDHAPQPKKVSWSLGEEKVLAMSWVVISTDPKIGNSQKMEQMWARIAVEYNKNRPARTIERRWQPLKSHFYYMQKMTSLFNGIYNKVHSQWGSGCNDADILVKAHEEWMTEPKNKNKPFKYEHVWRILAECQKFAPQSIDHRGMKKKKTSASGEYTSSSNPEMGVDEDEERSCSRPIGQKAAKRKGKNKLAAYEELKDSIDKNMEEFTAYTQQKLEEIRSHNRTREYQILMKDTTAMTQEQLRIHVHMCDEIKKKWGIY; this comes from the coding sequence ATGAATCTGAATAATAGCCAGGGAGCTCCGATTTTAATGTACCCACCGGAATTTTTTCAATATCCTTTCATGCCACCACCTCCTTATGGAATTTCTCCTCCTATAGCAGCGGGTTTTGGTTCAGACGAATCAAGAAGGACTAGTACAGAGGGAACTGGCACAGAGAAAGAATCCATGACGCCTACTTCTGTACCCAGATCTCATTTGCCACCACATTCATCGCCAGTTGGACTCGAGAATATTATCCTTGATAAGGACACACATTCAGGCAATGAGGACCATGCACCACAACCAAAAAAGGTTTCTTGGTCACTCGGAGAAGAGAAGGTCCTTGCAATGTCATGGGTCGTTATTAGCACTGATCCTAAAATTGGTAATTCTCAAAAGATGGAACAAATGTGGGCTAGGATCGCAGTGGAGTACAACAAAAATCGACCTGCCAGAACTATTGAGAGACGATGGCAACCATTGAAATCACATTTCTACTATATGCAAAAAATGACGTCGTTGTTTAATGGAATATACAATAAAGTTCATAGTCAATGGGGAAGTGGTTGCAACGACGCTGATATACTTGTAAAGGCGCATGAAGAGTGGATGACTGAGCCAAAGAACAAAAACAAACCGTTCAAGTATGAGCATGTGTGGAGGATTCTTGCAGAGTGCCAGAAGTTTGCTCCACAATCAATCGATCATCGcggaatgaagaagaaaaaaacttCTGCTTCAGGGGAATACACATCGTCTTCAAATCCAGAGATGGGTGTTGACGAAGATGAAGAGCGAAGTTGCAGTCGACCAATTGGGCAAAAAGCGGCAAAAAGAAAGGGAAAAAACAAATTAGCAGCATACGAAGAGTTGAAAGACAGCATTGACAAAAATATGGAGGAATTTACTGCCTACACGCAACAAAAATTGGAGGAAATCAGATCTCACAACCGAACACGTGAATATCAAATCCTTATGAAAGATACTACTGCAATGACACAAGAGCAACTTCGTATTCACGTTCATATGTGTGACGAAATTAAAAAGAAATGGGGCATTTAttag